One segment of Desulfovibrio legallii DNA contains the following:
- the cas2 gene encoding CRISPR-associated endonuclease Cas2 has product MLVLVSYDVSFEDPGGKRRLRRIARICTNYGQRVQYSVFECVVDPAQWAALRAQLLEAFDAAQDSLRFYFLGKNWQRRVEQHGAGQSYDPETDALIF; this is encoded by the coding sequence ATGCTGGTGCTGGTGAGTTATGATGTGAGTTTTGAAGACCCCGGCGGCAAACGGCGGTTGCGGCGCATTGCCCGCATCTGCACCAATTACGGTCAGCGCGTGCAGTATTCCGTGTTTGAATGCGTGGTGGACCCGGCCCAGTGGGCGGCGCTGCGTGCGCAATTGCTGGAAGCGTTTGACGCCGCGCAGGACAGCCTGAGGTTTTATTTTTTGGGCAAAAACTGGCAGCGGCGCGTGGAGCAGCACGGCGCGGGCCAGAGCTATGACCCGGAAACCGACGCGCTCATTTTTTAG
- the cas7c gene encoding type I-C CRISPR-associated protein Cas7/Csd2 — MAAISNRYDFVYLFDVENGNPNGDPDAGNTPRLDPETGFGLVTDVCLKRKVRNFVEIAKAGEPGYKIYVAERAVLSQSREPAYESVEAKACKGESARIDAARRWMCANFYDVRAFGAVMSTKLNNCGQVRGPVQLTFARSVEAVVPVEVSITRMAVETEKEAEKQGGGNRTMGNKHILPYALYLAHGFISPHLAQGDKGTGFSDDDLQLFWQALRQMFDLDHSAARGLMSARKLIVFKHADALGNAPAHVLFDAVRVARQGDGSAPARAFGDYAVSVDAAAVPAGVSVEELL, encoded by the coding sequence ATGGCCGCCATCAGCAACCGTTACGATTTTGTCTACCTGTTTGACGTGGAGAACGGCAACCCCAACGGCGATCCGGATGCGGGCAACACCCCGCGTCTGGACCCGGAAACGGGCTTCGGCCTGGTGACGGACGTCTGCCTTAAGCGCAAGGTGCGCAATTTTGTGGAAATCGCCAAGGCCGGAGAGCCGGGCTACAAGATTTATGTGGCGGAGCGGGCCGTATTGTCCCAGTCCCGTGAACCCGCCTATGAAAGCGTCGAAGCCAAGGCCTGCAAAGGCGAGTCGGCAAGAATCGACGCGGCCCGGCGCTGGATGTGCGCCAATTTTTATGACGTGCGCGCTTTCGGGGCGGTCATGTCCACCAAGCTCAACAACTGCGGCCAGGTACGCGGCCCCGTGCAATTGACCTTTGCCCGCAGCGTGGAAGCTGTGGTGCCTGTGGAGGTGAGCATCACCCGCATGGCCGTGGAAACGGAGAAGGAGGCTGAAAAACAGGGCGGCGGCAACCGTACCATGGGCAACAAACACATCCTGCCCTATGCCCTGTACCTGGCCCACGGCTTTATTTCTCCCCATCTGGCGCAAGGGGACAAAGGCACGGGCTTTTCCGACGACGACCTGCAGCTTTTCTGGCAGGCCCTGCGGCAGATGTTCGATCTGGACCATTCGGCGGCGCGCGGCCTCATGAGCGCCCGTAAGCTCATTGTCTTCAAGCATGCGGACGCCCTGGGCAACGCCCCGGCGCACGTTTTGTTTGACGCCGTGCGCGTGGCCCGCCAGGGCGACGGCAGCGCGCCGGCCAGGGCCTTTGGCGACTATGCGGTGAGCGTGGATGCGGCCGCCGTGCCCGCTGGCGTCAGCGTGGAAGAACTGTTGTAA
- the cas4 gene encoding CRISPR-associated protein Cas4: MDDLLPLSALQHYLYCPRQCALIHLEGVWEENRFTAEGRLLHRRVDAGLPGARGGVAEDRSVPVRSERLGLYGIADLVERRENGASAAASADDMVYPVEYKRGSPKVEDWDRAQLCAQAMCLEEMLGRDIPEGAIFYGQPRRRERVLFDARLRAVVTESCAGLHALLEGGRTPPGRYGPRCRGCSLLSRCMPKAPRQGVEDYLLRGLLS; encoded by the coding sequence GTGGACGATCTTCTGCCCCTTTCCGCCCTGCAGCACTATCTGTACTGCCCGCGCCAGTGCGCGCTCATTCATCTGGAAGGCGTCTGGGAGGAGAACCGCTTTACGGCCGAGGGCCGTCTGCTGCACCGCCGTGTGGACGCCGGGCTTCCCGGCGCGCGCGGCGGTGTGGCAGAGGATCGCAGCGTGCCGGTCAGGAGCGAACGTCTGGGGCTCTACGGCATTGCCGATCTGGTGGAACGGCGGGAGAACGGCGCGTCAGCCGCAGCATCGGCGGACGACATGGTCTATCCCGTGGAATACAAGCGGGGCAGCCCCAAGGTGGAGGACTGGGACCGCGCGCAGCTTTGCGCCCAGGCCATGTGTCTGGAGGAAATGCTGGGCCGGGACATTCCTGAAGGGGCCATTTTTTATGGGCAGCCGCGACGGCGGGAGCGGGTGCTCTTTGATGCCCGCCTGCGGGCCGTGGTGACGGAATCCTGTGCCGGATTGCACGCCCTGCTGGAGGGCGGCCGCACGCCGCCGGGGCGCTACGGCCCGCGCTGCCGGGGCTGTTCGCTCCTCTCCCGCTGCATGCCCAAGGCCCCCCGACAAGGGGTGGAGGACTATTTATTGCGGGGGCTTTTGTCATGA
- the cas1c gene encoding type I-C CRISPR-associated endonuclease Cas1c: MKKLLNTLYITAQGTYLSKDGECVLVRGEDGASRRFPLHVLDGIVCFGNVLCSPFLLGHCAEQGLAVSFLTEHGRFLAMVRGPQQGNVRLRKAQYRQADDAAGVAGVARAVLAGKVANTRTVLRRCLRDHGERVDAARVGQALQVLEACAQELRRPLGLDQARGMEGQAASAYFGVFDCLILQNREEFPFAGRNRRPPLDAVNCLLSFVYTLLAHDVRSALEGVGLDPQVGFLHRDRPGRPGLALDMMEEFRAVVADRLVLSLINRGEVRGRDFARKESGAVLMDDDARKRVLTAWQKRKQQEVTHPFLNQSLPLGLVFHIQAQLLARYLRGDLDGYPPFFWK, translated from the coding sequence ATGAAAAAGCTGCTCAATACCCTCTATATCACGGCTCAGGGCACGTATCTTTCCAAGGATGGGGAGTGTGTGCTGGTGCGGGGCGAGGACGGGGCTTCGCGGCGCTTCCCTCTGCATGTGCTGGACGGCATTGTCTGCTTTGGCAATGTGCTGTGCAGCCCTTTTTTGCTGGGGCATTGCGCTGAACAGGGGCTGGCTGTTTCTTTTTTGACGGAGCACGGCCGCTTTCTGGCCATGGTGCGCGGGCCGCAGCAGGGCAATGTGCGCCTGCGCAAGGCTCAGTACCGCCAGGCCGACGACGCGGCGGGCGTGGCCGGGGTGGCGCGGGCCGTGCTGGCGGGCAAGGTGGCCAATACGCGGACGGTGCTGCGCCGCTGCCTGCGGGACCACGGTGAGCGGGTGGACGCCGCGCGCGTGGGGCAGGCTCTGCAGGTGTTGGAAGCCTGTGCCCAGGAGTTGCGCCGTCCGTTGGGTCTGGATCAGGCCCGAGGGATGGAAGGGCAGGCGGCCAGCGCCTATTTTGGCGTGTTCGACTGTCTGATTCTGCAGAATCGGGAGGAATTCCCCTTTGCCGGGCGCAATCGTCGCCCGCCGCTGGATGCGGTCAATTGTCTGCTCTCGTTTGTCTATACCCTGTTGGCGCACGACGTGCGTTCCGCTTTGGAGGGTGTGGGGCTGGATCCACAGGTGGGTTTTCTGCACCGGGACAGGCCCGGCAGGCCCGGCCTTGCCCTGGATATGATGGAAGAATTCCGCGCTGTGGTGGCGGATCGGCTAGTACTTTCGCTCATCAACCGGGGCGAGGTGCGCGGCCGGGATTTTGCGCGCAAAGAGAGCGGGGCGGTGCTTATGGACGACGACGCGCGCAAGCGTGTGCTCACCGCCTGGCAGAAACGCAAGCAGCAGGAAGTGACCCATCCTTTTCTGAACCAGTCTCTCCCCTTGGGGCTGGTCTTCCATATTCAGGCGCAATTGCTGGCGCGATATCTGCGGGGCGATCTGGACGGGTATCCGCCCTTTTTCTGGAAGTAA
- the cas8c gene encoding type I-C CRISPR-associated protein Cas8c/Csd1: MILQALNDYYQRLAADPEADISPYGFGMQGVQFCLALRPDGTLAGPPEDLRDAKGKAKILRVPGPVKRSVNVLANFAWDNTGYVLGADAKGKPERTAQAHAAFKALAHELLDPLDDAGALALLRFLEAWTPEQAAELPCWKEMEGWNLVFRLDGERRFLHDCPAFQKAWLGHLAANAVEERGMCLVTGEDNAPIPAIHPALKGVAGAQPTGAALVSFNIASFKSFGKEQNYNAPVGQGAAFAYTTALNHLLAKGSPRKVVIGETTVVFWSAAPAAEGLFGMSMGGKAEDDSLTRQLQGYLTAVAQGRYPEELGDPATGFFVLGLAGNAARVAVRFWQRDTVGGMAANLAAHYQALRLRRSFDSEPEFPSPWQLLRELASRRDSKNISPLLAGQLLRAIVGKLPYPRTLLTAAVERIRADRGVNSLRAAMLKAWLVRNAQKEVPMSLDIGITDVAYRLGRLFALVERIQENAVPGANATVRDRFFGAASATPARVFPIILRNAQHGLAKIRKEEPGKAINLEKALQEILNGLDAARGGFPAALRLEEQGMFILGYYQQRQAFFTKKETAESATVAPAAQRED; this comes from the coding sequence ATGATTCTGCAAGCCCTCAACGACTATTACCAACGTCTGGCCGCCGACCCGGAAGCCGACATCTCGCCCTACGGCTTCGGTATGCAGGGCGTGCAGTTCTGTCTGGCGCTGCGGCCCGACGGCACCCTGGCCGGGCCGCCGGAAGACCTGCGCGACGCCAAGGGCAAGGCAAAGATACTCCGTGTGCCGGGGCCGGTGAAGCGGTCCGTCAACGTGTTGGCCAATTTCGCCTGGGACAATACGGGCTATGTGTTGGGCGCGGACGCCAAGGGCAAGCCCGAACGCACGGCGCAGGCCCACGCCGCCTTCAAGGCCCTGGCCCACGAGTTGCTGGATCCCCTGGACGACGCCGGGGCCCTGGCCCTGCTGCGTTTTCTGGAAGCCTGGACCCCGGAACAGGCTGCGGAACTGCCGTGCTGGAAAGAAATGGAAGGCTGGAATCTGGTTTTCCGTCTGGACGGAGAACGGCGTTTTCTGCACGACTGTCCGGCGTTTCAGAAGGCATGGCTGGGGCATCTGGCCGCCAACGCCGTAGAAGAAAGGGGTATGTGCCTGGTGACCGGCGAAGACAACGCGCCCATTCCGGCCATCCATCCGGCCCTCAAAGGGGTGGCCGGGGCGCAGCCCACCGGGGCCGCCCTGGTTTCGTTTAACATCGCGTCCTTCAAATCTTTCGGCAAGGAACAGAACTACAATGCCCCGGTAGGGCAGGGCGCGGCCTTTGCCTACACCACGGCCCTCAACCACTTGCTGGCCAAGGGCAGCCCGCGCAAAGTCGTCATCGGCGAAACCACAGTGGTGTTCTGGTCCGCGGCCCCGGCGGCGGAGGGGCTGTTCGGCATGAGCATGGGCGGCAAGGCGGAAGACGACAGCCTGACCCGGCAATTGCAGGGCTATCTTACCGCCGTGGCGCAAGGCCGCTATCCTGAGGAATTGGGCGACCCGGCCACAGGCTTTTTTGTGCTGGGCCTGGCGGGCAATGCGGCCCGCGTGGCCGTACGCTTCTGGCAGCGGGACACAGTGGGCGGCATGGCCGCCAACCTGGCGGCCCACTACCAGGCGTTACGCCTGCGCCGCAGTTTTGACAGCGAACCGGAGTTCCCCAGCCCCTGGCAGCTGTTGCGGGAGCTGGCCTCCCGACGGGATTCCAAAAACATTTCCCCTCTGCTGGCCGGGCAACTGCTGCGGGCCATTGTGGGCAAACTGCCCTACCCCCGTACGCTGCTCACTGCCGCCGTGGAGCGCATCCGGGCGGACAGGGGCGTCAACTCTCTTCGGGCGGCCATGCTCAAGGCCTGGCTGGTCCGCAACGCACAGAAGGAGGTTCCCATGAGCCTGGATATCGGTATTACGGATGTGGCCTATCGTCTGGGCCGTCTGTTTGCTCTGGTGGAACGCATTCAGGAAAATGCCGTTCCCGGGGCCAACGCCACAGTGCGTGACCGCTTTTTCGGCGCGGCTTCGGCCACGCCGGCCCGCGTTTTTCCCATAATATTGCGCAACGCCCAGCACGGGCTGGCAAAAATTCGCAAGGAGGAGCCGGGAAAGGCCATTAATCTGGAAAAAGCTCTGCAGGAAATCCTGAACGGCCTGGACGCCGCCCGCGGCGGCTTTCCCGCTGCCCTTCGGCTGGAAGAGCAGGGCATGTTTATCCTGGGCTACTATCAGCAGCGCCAGGCCTTTTTTACCAAAAAAGAAACCGCAGAAAGCGCAACCGTCGCGCCCGCAGCGCAAAGGGAGGACTAA
- the cas5c gene encoding type I-C CRISPR-associated protein Cas5c: MSQGVRLRVWGEYACFTRPEMKAERVSYDVMTPSAARGVLEAVYWKPSICWVVDKIHVLRPIVFDNVRRNEVADKIPPGTVSSAMKDGTTPLRLFVEDSRQQRAALVLRQVDYVIEAHFSYTSTEDRNDGKHLDIFNRRAAKGQCFHRPYLGCREFAAFFGPVEGDIPTSPLQGEADLGWMLYDLDYTADMSPRFFRARLRNGVLDCREGRESA; this comes from the coding sequence GTGTCTCAAGGTGTACGATTGCGGGTCTGGGGGGAGTATGCCTGCTTTACCCGCCCGGAAATGAAGGCGGAGCGCGTGAGCTACGACGTCATGACGCCCTCCGCCGCGCGCGGCGTGCTGGAGGCCGTGTATTGGAAGCCCAGCATTTGCTGGGTGGTGGACAAAATCCACGTCCTGCGGCCCATTGTTTTTGATAATGTGCGACGTAACGAGGTGGCCGACAAAATCCCTCCTGGCACGGTGAGTTCCGCCATGAAGGACGGGACCACGCCCCTGCGACTTTTTGTGGAGGACAGCCGTCAGCAGCGGGCCGCCCTGGTGCTGCGCCAGGTGGACTACGTCATTGAAGCCCATTTCAGCTATACTTCGACAGAAGACCGCAATGACGGCAAACATCTGGACATCTTTAACCGCAGGGCGGCCAAAGGCCAGTGCTTTCACCGGCCGTACCTGGGCTGCCGGGAGTTTGCCGCCTTTTTCGGTCCGGTGGAGGGGGATATTCCCACTTCTCCCCTGCAGGGCGAAGCGGATCTGGGCTGGATGCTTTATGACCTGGACTACACGGCGGACATGAGCCCGCGCTTTTTTCGCGCGCGGCTGCGCAACGGCGTGCTGGACTGCCGGGAAGGGAGGGAAAGCGCATGA